A single region of the Sandaracinaceae bacterium genome encodes:
- a CDS encoding queuosine precursor transporter, which yields MSETGRDFLLPSEQAKHPGLPRLDEPVLHERRERVFIVLAGLFLGTLAMLNILGITRFLDLSFTLPGLGWHVPMPLAVGVLPYPVTFLCTDLISEFYGRKRANFVVTVGLLLNAWVVFILWVGGALPGFEGEDASGVFFQVRALAFGAVTASMAAYLAAQYVDVQLFHFWKTLTRGKHLWLRNNGSTLVSQLVDAIAVTLVTHFLSHALPIDEAAALWPQLLTFIGASYVFKMVTALLDTGPFYLLVHSLGRYLRLPTGREEEAAPMPALAERA from the coding sequence ATGAGCGAGACGGGCAGAGACTTCCTGCTGCCGTCCGAGCAGGCCAAGCACCCGGGGCTGCCCAGGCTGGACGAGCCGGTGCTGCACGAGCGCCGCGAGCGGGTCTTCATCGTGCTGGCCGGGCTCTTCCTCGGCACGCTGGCGATGCTGAACATCCTCGGCATCACCCGGTTCCTCGATCTCTCGTTCACCCTGCCGGGGCTCGGGTGGCACGTCCCGATGCCGCTCGCGGTGGGGGTGCTGCCGTACCCCGTGACGTTCCTCTGCACGGATCTGATCAGCGAATTCTACGGACGCAAGCGCGCGAACTTCGTGGTCACGGTCGGCTTGCTGCTCAACGCCTGGGTCGTCTTCATCCTCTGGGTCGGCGGAGCCCTCCCGGGCTTCGAGGGAGAGGACGCGAGCGGCGTCTTCTTCCAGGTCCGGGCGCTCGCGTTCGGCGCGGTGACCGCGTCGATGGCCGCCTACCTCGCGGCGCAGTACGTCGACGTGCAGCTCTTCCACTTCTGGAAGACGCTCACCCGCGGCAAGCACCTCTGGCTCCGGAACAACGGCTCGACCCTCGTCAGCCAGCTCGTCGACGCCATCGCCGTCACGCTCGTGACCCACTTCCTCAGCCACGCGCTCCCCATCGACGAGGCGGCGGCGCTCTGGCCCCAGCTGCTGACCTTCATCGGCGCGAGCTACGTCTTCAAGATGGTCACCGCGCTCCTCGACACGGGGCCGTTCTACCTGCTGGTCCACTCGCTCGGTCGCTACCTCCGACTCCCCACCGGTCGCGAGGAGGAGGCCGCGCCGATGCCCGCGCTCGCGGAACGGGCTTGA
- a CDS encoding ABC transporter ATP-binding protein → MSEASASAERPTLWGAVRPYRRQLAIGIFFLLCTNAAEKSIPWLLQHALDALQADDLGTVRDLSLVVVGVAAVMWLVRTLSRIWIFNVGRDVEFDLRNRVLQRIHLLGPSFFRKMPTGEIMSRATNDLGQLRLLVGFAGLNVVNSTIAFVSAIALMIAISPELTLYALAPYPLLMLATRGFGSAIYRASTDNQAALGHLSDRANENVAGVRLVRAMALEGRERDRFGEANEGAVRTTMRLVLLRGLMWPVLLGVSSLGTLIALWLGMQRVFDGELTVGQYAAFDAYLALLVWPTLAFGYILSVVQRGRASFERVVEILTAEPEVKEPESPARADGPGALSVDGLSFAYGDAQVLDRISLEVAAGGSVAVLGPTGSGKSTLAALLPRLLPTPKGAVALDGVDVTELELRSLRESVGYAQQEPFLFSTTVERNLKLALDDPEGPDADARIRHAAAEASVLEEVESMPKGFETIVGERGVQLSGGQRQRLSLARALLNEPKVLVLDDPLSAVDAETEADILAALDRAKQQRTFVLITNRVAAAARTDRVLVLDEGRIVESGTHDELVASDGLYARIAARQRLEEELAEL, encoded by the coding sequence GTGAGTGAAGCGAGCGCATCGGCGGAGCGGCCCACCCTCTGGGGGGCCGTTCGGCCCTACCGGCGTCAGCTGGCGATCGGGATCTTCTTTCTCCTCTGCACCAACGCGGCCGAGAAGTCGATCCCGTGGCTGCTCCAGCACGCCCTCGACGCCCTGCAGGCCGACGACCTCGGCACGGTGCGGGATCTGTCGCTCGTGGTGGTGGGCGTCGCGGCGGTGATGTGGCTGGTCCGCACGCTGTCGCGGATCTGGATCTTCAACGTCGGCCGCGACGTGGAGTTCGATCTGCGCAACCGGGTGCTGCAGCGGATCCATCTGCTCGGGCCGAGCTTCTTCCGGAAGATGCCGACCGGCGAGATCATGAGCCGCGCGACGAACGACCTCGGGCAGCTGCGGCTGCTCGTCGGCTTCGCGGGGCTCAACGTCGTCAACTCGACCATCGCCTTCGTCTCCGCGATCGCGCTGATGATCGCGATCAGCCCCGAGCTGACGCTCTACGCGCTCGCGCCGTACCCGCTGCTGATGCTGGCGACGCGAGGCTTCGGCTCGGCGATCTACCGCGCGTCGACCGACAACCAGGCCGCGCTCGGGCACCTCAGCGACCGGGCCAACGAGAACGTGGCCGGCGTCCGGCTCGTGCGCGCCATGGCGCTCGAGGGCCGCGAGCGAGACCGCTTCGGCGAGGCGAACGAGGGCGCCGTCCGGACCACCATGCGGCTGGTGCTCCTGCGCGGCCTGATGTGGCCCGTGCTGCTCGGCGTCTCCTCGCTGGGCACGCTCATCGCGCTCTGGCTCGGCATGCAGCGGGTCTTCGACGGCGAGCTGACGGTCGGGCAGTACGCCGCCTTCGACGCCTACCTCGCGCTCCTCGTCTGGCCCACGCTCGCGTTCGGCTACATCCTCAGCGTCGTCCAGCGGGGCAGGGCGTCGTTCGAGCGCGTGGTGGAGATCCTCACCGCCGAGCCGGAGGTGAAGGAGCCGGAGTCGCCCGCGCGCGCGGACGGGCCGGGCGCGCTCTCGGTGGACGGTCTGAGCTTCGCCTACGGCGACGCGCAGGTGCTCGACCGCATCTCGCTCGAGGTCGCGGCGGGCGGCTCGGTGGCGGTGCTCGGGCCCACGGGGAGCGGCAAGTCCACGCTGGCCGCGCTCCTGCCGCGGCTGCTCCCCACGCCGAAGGGCGCCGTCGCGCTCGACGGGGTGGACGTGACGGAGCTCGAGCTGCGCTCCCTCCGCGAGAGCGTGGGCTACGCGCAGCAGGAGCCCTTCCTGTTCTCCACCACGGTGGAGCGGAACCTGAAGCTCGCGCTCGACGACCCCGAAGGCCCCGACGCCGACGCGCGCATCCGTCACGCGGCGGCCGAGGCGAGCGTGCTCGAGGAGGTCGAGTCGATGCCCAAGGGCTTCGAGACCATCGTCGGCGAGCGCGGCGTGCAGCTCTCGGGCGGTCAGCGGCAGCGCCTCTCGCTCGCGCGCGCGCTGCTCAACGAGCCGAAGGTCCTGGTCCTCGACGACCCGCTCAGCGCGGTGGACGCGGAGACCGAGGCCGACATCCTCGCCGCGCTCGACCGCGCCAAGCAGCAGCGGACCTTCGTGCTGATCACGAACCGCGTCGCGGCCGCGGCTCGCACCGACCGGGTGCTCGTGCTCGACGAGGGGCGCATCGTCGAGTCGGGCACGCACGACGAGCTGGTCGCGTCGGACGGCCTCTACGCGCGCATCGCCGCGCGGCAGCGTCTCGAAGAGGAGCTGGCGGAGCTGTGA
- a CDS encoding ABC transporter ATP-binding protein translates to MSADAQTTAGAQPAQLAPPEEELRHEMNADLTLLRRLVPYAKRHWVLFGVAFAMMPVVSLAALYQELLKKDAIDAAIVEHSTEALSTAVWLFLAAIVVQFTASFAQTYLMQMAGQRVLARLRMDTFEKIQRLHIDYFDRTPVGKVVTRVTNDADTLGELFASGAVLALADLLMLVGIVGFMLYLDWRLTLVALTALPPLLVVVNLFRRFARDAFRRIRTRIAQLNAYLAEQVQGVAIVQAFGREAECLAEYEQINAAYRDANHQSIRYDALLYSVVESVSAVTIALVLWYAAVRLGDIPAAETAPWVGTVVAFYGYIRRFFVPIRDLSQKFTIVQSSLAAAERIFGVLDMEEHDAPAGVPVPEREADPDDVALSFHDVTFGYREGIEILKRVSFTAQRGEKIAIVGATGAGKTTVTSLLLRLYDVWEGNVRVGGDDVRSLSPAALRRRFAVVSQDVFLFAGTVLENVAVGDVTPDADRAEMALKQVGAWDLVMRRAGGLEGRVDERGANFSAGERQLLAFARALYVDRDVLILDEATASIDSETEARLQQAIERVLENRTAIVIAHRLSTIRKADRILVFHKGRIVEQGTHRELLEHGGVYARLHRLQFAESSSEAATEI, encoded by the coding sequence GTGAGCGCGGACGCCCAGACGACCGCCGGCGCGCAGCCGGCGCAGCTCGCGCCTCCCGAGGAGGAGCTGCGGCACGAGATGAACGCGGACCTGACGCTGCTCCGGCGGCTGGTCCCGTACGCGAAGCGTCACTGGGTGCTCTTCGGCGTCGCCTTCGCGATGATGCCCGTGGTCAGCCTCGCCGCGCTCTACCAGGAGCTGCTGAAGAAGGACGCCATCGACGCGGCGATCGTCGAGCACTCCACCGAGGCGCTCAGCACCGCGGTCTGGCTCTTCCTCGCCGCGATCGTCGTGCAGTTCACCGCGAGCTTCGCCCAGACCTACCTCATGCAGATGGCGGGGCAGCGGGTGCTCGCGCGGCTGCGCATGGACACGTTCGAGAAGATCCAGCGCCTCCACATCGACTACTTCGACCGGACGCCCGTGGGCAAGGTCGTCACCCGGGTCACGAACGACGCCGACACCCTCGGGGAGCTCTTCGCCTCGGGCGCGGTGCTGGCGCTCGCCGATCTGTTGATGCTGGTCGGCATCGTCGGCTTCATGCTCTACCTCGACTGGCGGCTGACCCTGGTGGCGCTGACCGCGCTGCCCCCGCTGCTCGTGGTGGTGAACCTCTTCCGCCGCTTCGCGCGCGACGCCTTCCGCCGCATCCGCACCCGCATCGCGCAGCTCAACGCCTACCTCGCCGAGCAGGTCCAGGGCGTGGCCATCGTGCAGGCGTTCGGCCGCGAGGCGGAGTGCCTGGCCGAGTACGAGCAGATCAACGCCGCGTACCGCGACGCCAACCACCAATCGATCCGCTACGACGCGCTGCTCTACTCGGTCGTGGAGTCGGTCAGCGCGGTCACCATCGCGCTGGTGCTCTGGTACGCGGCGGTGCGGCTCGGAGACATCCCCGCGGCCGAGACCGCGCCGTGGGTGGGCACGGTGGTCGCGTTCTACGGCTACATCCGACGCTTCTTCGTGCCCATCCGGGACCTCAGCCAGAAGTTCACCATCGTGCAATCCTCGCTCGCCGCGGCGGAGCGCATCTTCGGCGTCCTCGACATGGAGGAGCACGACGCGCCCGCGGGGGTGCCCGTCCCCGAGCGCGAGGCCGATCCGGACGACGTCGCGCTCTCGTTCCACGACGTGACCTTCGGCTATCGCGAGGGCATCGAGATCCTGAAGCGGGTCAGCTTCACGGCGCAGCGCGGGGAGAAGATCGCGATCGTCGGCGCGACGGGGGCGGGCAAGACCACGGTGACCTCGCTGCTGCTGCGCCTCTACGACGTGTGGGAGGGCAACGTGCGGGTGGGCGGAGACGACGTCCGGTCTCTCTCACCGGCCGCGCTCCGCCGTCGCTTCGCCGTCGTCTCGCAGGACGTCTTCCTCTTCGCCGGCACGGTGCTCGAGAACGTGGCCGTCGGAGACGTCACCCCCGACGCGGACCGGGCGGAGATGGCGCTGAAGCAGGTGGGGGCCTGGGATCTCGTGATGCGCCGCGCGGGCGGGCTCGAGGGCCGCGTCGACGAGCGGGGCGCGAACTTCAGCGCCGGGGAGCGGCAGCTGCTCGCGTTCGCGCGCGCGCTCTACGTCGACCGCGACGTGCTCATCCTCGACGAGGCCACGGCCAGCATCGACAGCGAGACCGAGGCGCGCCTCCAGCAGGCCATCGAGCGGGTGCTCGAGAACCGGACGGCGATCGTGATCGCGCACCGGCTGTCGACCATTCGCAAGGCCGACCGGATCCTCGTGTTCCACAAGGGCCGCATCGTCGAGCAGGGCACCCACCGGGAGCTGCTGGAGCACGGCGGCGTCTACGCGCGCCTCCACCGGCTGCAGTTCGCGGAGTCCTCCTCCGAGGCGGCGACGGAAATCTGA
- a CDS encoding protein kinase, with translation MEEQAPVLYGKYQLLDLLARGGMAEVFKAKSHGVEGFEKILVIKRILPELSENPQFVEMFINEAKIAVSLSHANIVQVFDLGRADERYFIAMEYVAGYDLATILARGKKLNKPIPQELAVYVVSEVAKGLDYAHRRRDAQLKPLHIVHRDVSPQNALISFEGEVKLTDFGIAQAAMAVEEKTDAGVLKGKYAYMSPEQARGEAVDGRTDLFALGTVLYELLSGQNPFYVPESSYETLRKVREHDFMPLSARLPEIPKELAAIVERAMSATADERQPNAGALYEELVQFLYSSGRRVGGHDLADFLLELRRASEMAAQAPDDARLRAVFDQEASSSPAYAPEATPVEVPVARTGARRSNRPRRTLSTITQERRDITALVVRSPDARFLHDPVIERLLKRFGGMEVPYEPPPGTSPTLLALFGVRDPDGRDTEAAASCALRIARSARSGTQTGRPGVAVQVGIDCGRMLVGLDGEPVRDDQFEQIAGRARALADRAPSGHVWVSPEGRRAIAGLFKATPTGEGDAPFVVEEERSLADASGKYVGRRDELRRMGELLAAANRGRMKVIGIVGEPGSGKTRFLLETRRRLKLGGHDVGMYVASCARQGRSVPLSAMQEMLRTILGIDELEAEAEAREKIGRLRELGLGPGEIAAVTVALGVALEDESAIENPAQMLRPALGRIALKLAEDRLTVFAWDGAESMDDESQALLDGLIRDTRDARMAVVLSYRPGFVHAWADVPSYFELPLGPMSDEDVARLTGTRLAAEEVPLDLLREVTAKSGGNPLYVEEYLKALADAGAIKVHGGRVDYDVEVAEVEVPKTLRGIVSSRLSRLGPTDRSLLQVASVAGERFSAELLAHVMGESPEQVAQALDVLEGRGLVTRGNAEYDFQHELIGEVLRDGLTLESKRELHAAVADGLEMLHSDRLDELAEKLAAHRRESGDRQGAVDYLVRAAERLRVEHSLGGAVTALERAIDVLSQMAEPDRDRMIELYAQIGDLCFRSRDLEGGARRMASAVELCEALDRERDVARFSMLRGRLLVNMPVSSQEGRRWLDRAGELARRIDDRRLLHDVTLATAEADIRLGEHRSASQHFEEALALSRELRDTEAQVRALIPLALASASDGRTDRALQALEEARRLGGEESDRFTECEMLKMEALTHFFANDYERCRAASSQALELAKEYGLTYEAAVNAHNLGEAHLRLGDYKRAFASLRYSYEVARDHGWEKLQWSNMRVLGFIDATRFGSKEGREHVVRANEFAERHGFVWDLIQGRYYLAIVDQGRGDDDAARGGLRDILRLAAEHGFSDYVKAAEKALRALDQGSTIQLPG, from the coding sequence ATGGAAGAGCAAGCTCCGGTCCTCTACGGCAAGTATCAGCTCCTCGACCTGCTCGCTCGCGGCGGGATGGCCGAGGTGTTCAAGGCCAAGTCGCACGGCGTCGAGGGCTTCGAGAAGATCCTCGTCATCAAGCGGATCCTCCCCGAGCTGAGCGAGAACCCGCAGTTCGTCGAGATGTTCATCAACGAGGCGAAGATCGCCGTCTCGCTGAGCCACGCGAACATCGTGCAGGTCTTCGACCTCGGCCGCGCCGACGAGCGCTACTTCATCGCGATGGAGTACGTCGCGGGCTACGACCTCGCGACCATCCTCGCGCGCGGCAAGAAGCTCAACAAGCCCATCCCGCAGGAGCTCGCGGTCTACGTGGTCAGCGAGGTCGCCAAGGGCCTCGACTACGCGCACCGGCGACGCGACGCGCAGCTCAAGCCGCTCCACATCGTGCACCGCGACGTGAGCCCTCAGAACGCGCTCATCAGCTTCGAGGGCGAGGTGAAGCTCACCGACTTCGGCATCGCGCAGGCGGCGATGGCGGTCGAGGAGAAGACCGACGCCGGCGTGCTCAAGGGGAAGTACGCCTACATGTCGCCCGAGCAGGCGCGCGGGGAGGCGGTCGACGGGCGCACGGATCTCTTCGCCCTCGGCACGGTGCTCTACGAGCTGCTCTCCGGGCAGAACCCCTTCTACGTACCGGAGAGCTCCTACGAGACGCTCCGCAAGGTGCGGGAGCACGACTTCATGCCGCTCTCGGCGCGGCTGCCCGAGATCCCGAAGGAGCTCGCGGCCATCGTGGAGCGCGCGATGAGCGCCACGGCCGACGAGCGACAGCCCAACGCGGGCGCGCTCTACGAGGAGCTCGTCCAGTTCCTGTACTCGAGCGGCCGCCGGGTGGGCGGGCACGACCTCGCCGACTTCCTGCTCGAGCTCCGACGGGCGAGCGAGATGGCCGCGCAGGCCCCCGACGACGCGCGGCTGCGCGCGGTCTTCGACCAGGAGGCGAGCAGCAGCCCCGCCTACGCGCCGGAGGCCACCCCGGTCGAGGTGCCGGTGGCGCGGACCGGCGCGCGCCGCAGCAACCGGCCGCGTCGCACGCTGAGCACGATCACGCAGGAGCGTCGGGACATCACGGCCCTCGTCGTGCGCTCCCCCGACGCGCGCTTCCTGCACGACCCGGTGATCGAGCGGCTGCTCAAGCGCTTCGGCGGCATGGAGGTGCCCTACGAGCCGCCGCCCGGGACCTCGCCGACGCTGCTCGCGCTCTTCGGGGTGCGCGATCCGGACGGGCGCGACACGGAGGCGGCGGCGAGCTGCGCGCTGCGCATCGCCCGATCGGCGCGCTCGGGCACACAGACCGGCCGGCCGGGCGTCGCGGTGCAGGTCGGCATCGACTGCGGTCGCATGCTGGTCGGGCTCGACGGCGAGCCGGTGCGCGACGATCAGTTCGAGCAGATCGCGGGTCGCGCCCGCGCGCTCGCCGACCGGGCCCCGAGCGGCCACGTCTGGGTCAGCCCGGAGGGTCGCCGCGCCATCGCGGGGCTCTTCAAGGCCACGCCGACGGGGGAGGGCGACGCGCCCTTCGTGGTCGAGGAGGAGCGCTCGCTCGCGGACGCGTCGGGCAAGTACGTCGGCCGCCGCGACGAGCTGCGCCGCATGGGGGAGCTGCTCGCGGCCGCGAACCGCGGACGCATGAAGGTGATCGGGATCGTCGGTGAGCCCGGCTCCGGCAAGACCCGCTTCCTGCTCGAGACGCGTCGGCGGCTCAAGCTCGGCGGGCACGACGTGGGCATGTACGTCGCCAGCTGCGCGCGGCAGGGGCGGAGCGTCCCGCTGAGCGCGATGCAAGAGATGCTGCGCACGATCCTGGGCATCGACGAGCTCGAGGCCGAGGCGGAGGCGCGCGAGAAGATCGGGCGGCTGCGCGAGCTCGGGCTCGGCCCCGGTGAGATCGCCGCCGTCACCGTCGCCCTCGGCGTCGCCCTCGAGGACGAGAGCGCGATCGAGAACCCGGCGCAGATGCTGCGGCCGGCGCTGGGGCGCATCGCGCTGAAGCTCGCCGAGGACCGCCTGACGGTCTTCGCGTGGGACGGCGCCGAGAGCATGGACGACGAGTCCCAGGCGCTCCTGGACGGCTTGATCCGCGACACGCGTGACGCGCGCATGGCGGTGGTGCTGTCCTATCGGCCGGGCTTCGTGCACGCGTGGGCGGACGTGCCGAGCTACTTCGAGCTCCCGCTCGGCCCGATGAGCGACGAGGACGTGGCGCGGCTGACCGGCACCCGGCTCGCGGCCGAGGAGGTCCCGCTCGATCTCCTGCGCGAGGTCACGGCCAAGAGCGGCGGCAACCCGCTCTACGTCGAGGAGTACCTCAAGGCCCTCGCCGACGCGGGCGCGATCAAGGTCCACGGCGGGCGGGTCGACTACGACGTCGAGGTCGCGGAGGTGGAGGTCCCCAAGACCCTGCGCGGCATCGTGTCGTCGCGGCTGTCGCGCCTGGGACCGACCGATCGCAGCCTGCTGCAGGTCGCGAGCGTGGCGGGAGAGCGCTTCAGCGCCGAGCTGCTGGCCCACGTGATGGGCGAGAGCCCCGAGCAGGTGGCGCAGGCGCTCGACGTCCTGGAGGGGCGCGGGCTCGTGACGCGCGGCAACGCGGAGTACGACTTCCAGCACGAGCTCATCGGCGAGGTGCTGCGCGACGGGCTGACGCTCGAGTCCAAGCGCGAGCTGCACGCGGCGGTGGCCGACGGGCTGGAGATGCTGCACTCCGATCGCCTGGACGAGCTGGCCGAGAAGCTCGCGGCGCACCGGCGCGAGTCGGGCGACCGGCAGGGCGCGGTGGACTACCTGGTGCGCGCCGCGGAGCGCCTCCGGGTCGAGCACTCGCTCGGCGGCGCGGTCACGGCGCTCGAGCGCGCCATCGACGTGCTGTCGCAGATGGCCGAGCCGGACCGCGATCGGATGATCGAGCTGTACGCGCAGATCGGCGATCTCTGCTTCCGCAGCCGCGACCTCGAGGGCGGCGCGCGCCGCATGGCCTCCGCGGTCGAGCTCTGCGAAGCCCTGGACCGCGAGCGCGACGTCGCCCGCTTCAGCATGCTGCGCGGCCGGCTGCTGGTGAACATGCCCGTCAGCTCGCAGGAGGGCCGCCGCTGGCTCGACCGCGCGGGCGAGCTCGCGCGCCGCATCGACGACCGCCGGCTGCTCCATGACGTCACGCTGGCCACGGCGGAGGCGGACATCCGGCTCGGTGAGCACCGGAGCGCCAGCCAGCACTTCGAGGAGGCGCTCGCGCTCAGCCGCGAGCTCCGGGACACGGAGGCGCAGGTCCGCGCGCTGATCCCGCTCGCGCTCGCGAGCGCCTCGGATGGCCGCACCGACCGGGCGCTCCAGGCGCTCGAGGAGGCGCGGCGCCTGGGCGGCGAGGAGAGCGACCGCTTCACCGAGTGCGAGATGCTGAAGATGGAGGCGCTGACGCACTTCTTCGCCAACGACTACGAGCGCTGCCGCGCCGCCTCGAGCCAGGCGCTGGAGCTCGCCAAGGAGTACGGGCTCACCTACGAGGCGGCGGTCAACGCCCACAACCTCGGCGAGGCGCACCTCCGGCTCGGCGACTACAAGCGCGCGTTCGCCTCCCTGCGCTACAGCTACGAGGTCGCCCGCGACCACGGCTGGGAGAAGCTGCAGTGGTCGAACATGCGGGTGCTCGGGTTCATCGACGCGACCCGCTTCGGCAGCAAGGAGGGCCGCGAGCACGTGGTCCGCGCGAACGAGTTCGCCGAGCGGCACGGCTTCGTGTGGGACCTGATCCAGGGCCGCTACTACCTGGCCATCGTCGACCAGGGCCGCGGCGACGACGACGCGGCGCGCGGTGGGCTCCGCGACATCCTCCGCCTCGCGGCCGAGCACGGCTTCAGCGACTACGTGAAGGCGGCGGAGAAGGCGCTCCGCGCCCTCGACCAGGGCTCGACGATCCAGCTGCCCGGCTGA
- a CDS encoding matrixin family metalloprotease, protein MRRSVFALFLVLGLFAASTAFAWQPIASGNPVWRPPVPYSLNSAGSADLGGFGPTEAEVRRGMDDWTRVSCTSLTTRYNGSTSARAGSYEGTSTIGWVESGWRHGSSAIGVTGPRWGRNIIEADMEMNGVNFTWTTGGGSFSNVNTYSIVLHEGGHYYGLGHTNVRGSSMWPSYGGGIIGLGPDDENGICALYPGSGSDCTTTGCPSGQECVDGTCEAMVGDGTVCAPCSDSSQCGGASDYCLGYPDGAGYCGRACGSDADCGGDRCVSTSAGRQCIRVSGSTPSCAGTAPGGCTNDGDCAADQICSGGSCVARPTGGTGLGEACTSDDACNSGLCLAGTCTQSCDWLNPGGSCPGGFYCDADASTSCDVGYCVRGGAGAGGLGDACTSDTDCGTLVCDGGVCAQSCIPDGAATCPAGYACAIGALPCRGTCRRSGAPGDGCEVNDDCTSGICAARGDDSFCTELCTDEMPCPDRFTCTPVGESTSVCVPDFGGLGTSCEDNGECLSGICAVEGDDTYCTRLCDDMTPCPGGGFTCVATADPTVRICQPVAGTSGGCGCRVSGQPASRGVWLLGLLAAAVGVFLRRRRG, encoded by the coding sequence ATGAGGCGGTCGGTCTTCGCGCTCTTCCTCGTGCTGGGGCTCTTCGCCGCGAGCACGGCCTTCGCGTGGCAGCCGATCGCCTCGGGCAACCCGGTGTGGCGCCCCCCGGTGCCGTACTCGCTCAACAGCGCAGGCTCGGCGGATCTCGGCGGCTTCGGGCCCACCGAGGCCGAGGTCCGGCGCGGCATGGACGACTGGACGCGGGTCTCCTGCACCAGCCTGACCACGCGCTACAACGGCAGCACCTCCGCGCGCGCCGGGAGCTACGAGGGCACCTCCACCATCGGGTGGGTGGAGTCCGGCTGGCGCCACGGCAGCAGCGCGATCGGCGTGACCGGCCCGCGCTGGGGTCGGAACATCATCGAAGCCGACATGGAGATGAACGGGGTCAACTTCACCTGGACCACCGGCGGCGGCAGCTTCAGCAACGTCAACACGTACTCCATCGTGTTGCACGAGGGCGGTCACTACTACGGCCTCGGGCACACCAACGTGCGCGGCTCCTCGATGTGGCCGAGCTACGGCGGCGGCATCATCGGCCTCGGGCCGGACGACGAGAACGGCATCTGCGCCCTCTACCCGGGCAGCGGCAGCGACTGCACGACGACCGGCTGCCCCAGCGGGCAGGAGTGCGTGGACGGCACCTGCGAGGCGATGGTCGGTGACGGCACGGTGTGCGCGCCGTGCAGCGACTCCAGCCAGTGCGGCGGCGCGAGTGACTACTGCCTCGGCTATCCGGACGGCGCCGGCTACTGCGGCCGCGCGTGCGGCTCCGACGCGGACTGCGGCGGCGATCGGTGCGTCTCGACGAGCGCGGGGCGGCAGTGCATCCGCGTCTCGGGCAGCACGCCGAGCTGCGCGGGCACGGCGCCCGGCGGCTGCACCAACGACGGCGACTGCGCGGCGGATCAGATCTGCTCCGGCGGCTCGTGCGTGGCGCGCCCGACCGGCGGCACCGGGCTCGGCGAGGCCTGCACCAGCGACGACGCGTGCAACTCGGGCCTCTGCCTGGCGGGCACCTGCACCCAGAGCTGCGACTGGCTGAACCCCGGGGGCTCGTGCCCCGGCGGGTTCTACTGCGACGCGGACGCCTCGACGAGCTGTGACGTGGGCTACTGCGTGCGCGGGGGCGCGGGCGCCGGGGGCCTCGGCGACGCCTGCACCAGCGACACCGACTGCGGCACGCTCGTCTGCGACGGCGGGGTGTGCGCGCAGAGCTGCATCCCGGACGGGGCGGCCACGTGTCCCGCCGGCTACGCCTGCGCCATCGGCGCCCTGCCGTGTCGTGGGACCTGCCGCCGCTCGGGCGCGCCGGGCGACGGCTGCGAGGTCAACGACGACTGCACGAGCGGCATCTGCGCCGCGCGCGGCGACGACAGCTTCTGCACGGAGCTCTGCACGGACGAGATGCCGTGCCCCGACCGCTTCACCTGCACGCCGGTCGGCGAGTCGACGAGCGTGTGCGTGCCCGACTTCGGTGGCCTCGGGACGTCGTGCGAGGACAACGGCGAGTGCCTGAGCGGGATCTGCGCGGTGGAGGGCGACGACACCTACTGCACGCGGCTCTGCGACGACATGACGCCGTGCCCCGGAGGCGGCTTCACGTGCGTGGCCACCGCCGATCCGACGGTGCGGATCTGTCAGCCGGTGGCGGGGACATCCGGCGGCTGCGGCTGCCGTGTCTCGGGGCAGCCTGCCTCACGCGGCGTCTGGCTGCTGGGCCTGCTGGCGGCCGCGGTCGGGGTCTTCTTGCGACGCCGCCGCGGCTGA